From a single Apium graveolens cultivar Ventura chromosome 2, ASM990537v1, whole genome shotgun sequence genomic region:
- the LOC141708284 gene encoding phytolongin Phyl2.2-like — protein sequence MANNLDPDMVYYACIAKETTILAEFNSKDAHLGSIALNCLEKSPEFHSDFSHSVHNMTYMFVFEKPYTYFAIFDQNLEKPSCISFLESVADSFNFILDKNPLKRSTCISSHCFQGDFNPVFHQLLAPHSDLDVVPPNAGKIGGGSVRNGSTPTPLLGGSTKKRLFGHFISGNKNKNKNSGALKESRVDVSSEHHDGLAATLSREFSLGGSHNKNGLFAVEKAKRVWKKHVWMVLSLDLVVCVVLFLIWMWICQGFECLA from the coding sequence ATGGCCAACAACCTGGACCCAGATATGGTATATTATGCATGCATCGCCAAAGAAACAACGATTCTCGCAGAATTCAATTCAAAGGATGCTCATCTTGGCTCCATAGCTCTCAATTGTCTTGAAAAATCCCCTGAATTTCACTCAGATTTCTCTCATTCCGTTCACAACATGACCTACATGTTCGTATTCGAAAAGCCATATACGTACTTTGCTATATTTGATCAAAATCTCGAAAAGCCATCATGCATTTCATTTCTGGAAAGTGTAGCCGATTCATTTAATTTCATTCTTGATAAAAATCCTCTTAAACGTTCAACTTGTATCAGCTCTCATTGTTTTCAAGGGGACTTTAATCCCGTATTTCATCAATTGTTGGCGCCGCATTCAGATTTGGATGTCGTTCCACCGAATGCTGGTAAAATAGGTGGTGGTTCGGTGAGAAATGGATCAACTCCTACTCCTTTGTTAGGGGGATCAACCAAGAAGAGACTATTCGGGCATTTTATTAGCGGtaacaaaaacaaaaataaaaattcagGTGCGCTGAAGGAAAGCAGAGTGGATGTGTCATCTGAACATCATGATGGCCTTGCTGCTACATTGAGTAGAGAGTTTTCATTGGGTGGTAGTCATAATAAGAATGGTTTGTTTGCTGTTGAGAAGGCGAAGCGTGTTTGGAAGAAACATGTTTGGATGGTGTTGTCATTGGATTTGGTTGTGTGTGTTGTCTTGTTTCTCATTTGGATGTGGATTTGCCAGGGTTTCGAATGTCTTGCTTAA
- the LOC141708283 gene encoding soluble starch synthase 1, chloroplastic/amyloplastic encodes MEVLSASSILYCRSSLNKAADHSCLSLSSVRQLGFPLIFKHRNKCTSRPLCVVNASQDGSSSAVEDDKKGLFLGPQRDASGSVVGFHLMPHSDSAEKEQVSVDIEGGEKLSTRVTYNIVFVSSEAAPYSKTGGLGDVCGSLPIALAERGHRVMVVTPRYQHGGPSDKRYASATDTECRAKVYCSGGVQEVVFYHEYRSGVDWVFVDHPSYHRPGTPYGDTYGAFGDNQFRFTLLCHAACEAPLVLPLGGFTYGENCLFLANDWHAGLVPVLLAAKYRPHGVYKDARSILVIHNLAHQGVEPAATYSNLGLPPEWYGALGWVFPTWARTHALDTGEAVNVLKGAIVTSDRILTVSEGYSWEIRTPEGGYGLQELLDSRKIVVNGITNGIDETEWNPSTDENIPSHYSVNDLSGKVQCKVALQKELGLPIRPDCPLIGFIGRLDYQKGIDIILSATPELLQDDIQFVMLGSGEKQYEEWMRAAESSFKDKFRGWVGFNVPISHRITAGCDILLMPSRFEPCGLNQLYAMRYGTVPVVHATGGLRDTVQTFNPYALEGRGEGTGWAFTPLTRESMIAALRTAVATYRDHKDSWDGLMKRGMERNSSWDNAAVKYEQVFGWVFLDPPYVG; translated from the exons ATGGAGGTTCTCAGTGCATCTTCTATTTTGTACTGTAGATCATCTCTTAACAAAGCTGCTGATCATTCTTGTTTGAGTTTGAGCTCAGTTAGGCAACTGGGCTTCCCTTTGATTTTTAAACACAGAAACAAATGTACTAGTAGGCCTTTATGTGTTGTGAATGCTTCACAAGATGGGTCTTCTTCTGCTGTTGAAGATGATAAGAAAGGCTTGTTTCTTGGCCCACAGAGAGATGCTTCTGGCTCTGTTGTGGGCTTTCATTTGATGCCTCACTCTGACT CTGCGGAGAAGGAGCAAGTGTCAGTTGACATTGAAGGAGGAGAAAAATTGTCAACCAGGGTAACATATAATATTGTTTTTGTTAGTTCTGAAGCAGCACCATATTCAAAGACAGGAGGCTTAGGAGATGTTTGTGGTTCTTTGCCTATAGCATTAGCAGAACGAGGACACCGTGTGATGGTTGTGACTCCTAGATATCAGCATGGTGGACCTTCTGATAAAAGATATGCTTCAGCAACTGACACCGAGTGCCGAGCAAAGGTTTATTGTTCAGGAGGTGTTCAGGAAGTTGTGTTTTATCACGAATACAGATCAGGCGTCGATTGG GTCTTTGTTGACCATCCATCTTACCACCGACCCGGAACCCCATATGGTGATACATACGGTGCTTTTGGTGATAATCAG TTCAGGTTCACTCTACTTTGTCACGCAGCATGCGAGGCTCCCTTGGTGCTTCCCTTGGGCGGGTTCACTTATGGCGAAAATTGCCTGTTCCTTGCTAATGACTGGCATGCAGGACTGGTACCGGT GCTATTGGCAGCAAAGTATCGTCCACATGGAGTCTACAAAGATGCCCGTAGTATTCTTGTAATACATAATCTTGCACACCAG GGGGTGGAGCCTGCAGCTACTTACAGTAATTTGGGACTCCCTCCTGAGTGGTACGGAGCACTGGGATGGGTATTTCCAACATGGGCAAGAACTCATGCACTTGACACCGGTGAAGCTGTCAATGTTTTGAAAGGTGCTATTGTGACCTCGGATCGGATATTAACAGTTAGTGAG GGTTACTCGTGGGAGATAAGAACTCCTGAAGGTGGATATGGTCTACAAGAGCTCTTGGATAGTCGAAAGATAGTTGTCAATG GTATTACAAATGGCATTGATGAAACTGAATGGAACCCATCTACTGATGAGAATATTCCTTCACATTATTCCGTTAACGATCTCTCTGGCAAG GTTCAATGTAAAGTGGCGTTGCAAAAGGAATTGGGTCTGCCAATTAGGCCTGATTGTCCATTG ATTGGATTTATTGGGAGACTGGACTACCAGAAAGGTATTGACATAATACTGTCGGCAACTCCAGAGCTATTACAGGATGATATTCAATTC GTAATGCTCGGATCTGGTGAGAAACAATATGAAGAATGGATGAGAGCTGCTGAGTCATCATTCAAAGACAAATTTAGGGGATGGGTGGGATTCAATGTTCCTATTTCTCATCGTATAACAGCTGG TTGTGATATACTATTAATGCCATCAAGATTTGAGCCGTGTGGTTTAAATCAGCTGTATGCTATGAGATATGGTACTGTTCCAGTAGTTCATGCCACTGGAGGACTTAGA GACACAGTGCAGACTTTTAATCCTTATGCTCTAGAAGGTAGAGGTGAAGGCACTgg GTGGGCATTCACTCCGCTCACAAGGGAAAGTATGATAGCG GCACTGAGAACCGCTGTTGCAACTTATAGAGATCACAAAGATTCTTGGGATGGTTTGATGAAAAGAGGAATGGAGCGTAATTCGTCATGGGACAACGCTGCTGTAAAATACGAGCAAGTTTTTGGGTGGGTATTCTTGGATCCTCCTTATGTTGGGTGA